The genome window CTAACAGGCTAACGGCTAGCACAGAGAACAGACCTCCTCTGGTGTCAGAAAGAATAGAGCGGGGTCAGGACCACCGGCACCACATCTGTGGCTCCACCAGTCATTCGGGTTTTATTTAGAAGGCGCTCTGCGTGTGTTGGCTGTTAGCCTGATGCTGCTAATGCATGCTTAGGTCTTggtgtttgatgttttaaatgtagcttaaaggtctcctattatgctatatttcaacaatatactGAAggggccatatctatacaaaacatatctgtgaagtgttttgctcaaaataccaaacagatcacccattgtagcatgcctgaTCCccccatggatgtataataagaactggatgcCTCGTCCATTCCTGTgggagctgctcattggcgcatgaagacaagacgaaatggcctgagattctgGAGAGTAAAACGTCTCCAAtaacccatcatgcctggctgtcgagagcatagaaaatgtgcagttgagtttccccttaagccccgctCTCTGCTCACGAGATTgaatggaaagagaaaatacatctgAATCCAGCTTTTAGCTTATTTcactttaaggacctaatgtgtttaataagggctataaaagggttcatactgggtagtgTATTCAGTTAAGGAAATCATCGACCGATTTACAGTACCTGCCGTTTGGACACTACGAATATTTTGTGAAAGTCCCGAGCAtttcctgggggggggggggggggattcagctcacgactgtatatgggggacgataggtgGAGACGTGTCATGTGGGCTttacgttgccaggagttcaatgtaaagccagcccacatttccaatatgaTGTCgtaaccgaagcaaatctggatcagctcgtttgaacccccgtttttagagatatgggtaaggaggaaaagagagagggttgtatttactgacactttgtgagtctccttaaacaccggggacacatttttatgtagaaaacacagcaaaaaatgcattttgcataataggggacctttaacatcCTGGGTAAAGCTAAGGTTCCTTACACTTGTAaggacttgtacttgagtaaaagtagaagtaccagagtttAGGAGTACTCTGTtacatgtaaacaaaataatactCAAGAAGTACAAAAGTAGTAGCAtcaagtagtcattgtctgattggtccatttcagaataatatctctgatatgttttataatgattgatcattaaagtgttctcagagctggtaaaggtgcagctagtttgaatggctttgtatactgcagggtagctgctggatttactgcaggtgaactacagtctgatttaagggattatatttaccatcattcatccagatctgtaaagtaactaaagggattcaatacatgtagtggagtaaaagtacaccatctacctctgaattgtagtggaaggacaaagtagcaaaacatttaaatactcaagtaaagtaaaagtatctcaaaaataagttttctcctgtctctctcagcTTCTTGGACAAGCAGCAAGGAATATGGTGATCCAGGAGGACGCCATCCTGCACTCTGAGGATGTACGTATGAGCACAGAGTCAgttaaaacaacacagacagttATCACACACAACAGTGCCGCACACTGAAGGCTACACCCATCTCGAGGGGTTAACATGGTTTTGCTCTTTTTGTATCATCACAACAAACGTCTTCTTTGGTATTTGTCTTCCAGAGTCTGAGAAAAATGTCCATTATCACGACACATCTACAATACCAGTGAGTACCAGCCAGCTGTTCATCAGGACATCATGATGCTCTATTGGAAGGGattattaagtgtgtgtgtgtgtgtgtgtgtgcgtgtgtctctctctctctctctctctctatctctatctctatctctatctctatctctatctctctctctctctctctctctctctctctctctctctctcaggcaGGAAGCCATCCAGAAGAAGTAAGTCTCCCCCGCGCTGTGTCTCATTAGAAACAGTGAACATTAACACAAAGTGATGACGTGCTCCTCTTCCCCCCTCTGCAGCGTAGAGCACTCCAAAAACCTGCAGGACCAGCTGAGACACCTTCTGAagtgatgccccccccccccaacaatgACACTAAGGCTCTACAATGCAAGAGCCTGGGAACATGTTGTATTGAATaatgtcaaatgttttgaaTCCATTGCGTTACGTTAGTGTATGAAGTTCTTTGTTAGTGTCATCTTGGCTAACTGTAaatcagggagggagggggagtcGATGGTAAAGGAACACATTGTTCTCAGTGGAGTCAGAGAATTTTACCACCGAGTAACTTCCGTAATACCTACATATATTCATGTTCTGAGAAGCAAGAAGCCAGGCAGTGAACATGATCTGGAGAACACATGCTGAAGGCCCGTCGGTTCAAcatgttcacttcctgttggtGACGGCTGCTGTGACACACGTACCGACTTCCAGACTTTGCCTCATTGTCATTTAAAGGATCTCTAGAAAAAGTCTGATGCTTTTTGAACATGCCAGTGTCACTCCACAGATTAGTAACCCAGCGCTGTTACAGGATGACAGGTTGAAGGTCATGATTCTAAGAATTTTTCTCCGCAAAGCTGAGCGCGGGACAGTTATCGCAGCCTGAGGGCCAAACGGCTGCATGGCCCTGACACTGTCCCTGAGGCCCTCCCTTCTGCACCTGTCCCCCAATGGCCCCACAGCCGGTGGAATCTGGAAATGTTATAACTTCCTCAGAATGTTTTATCTTGAGAGGGCATGCAGCTCTGAGAGAAACAGGACTGTGTGTGACATATTTGTGAGCCATGGAGAGGATAAACTATACTGAGGGCATGATTCAGctatacagtgaaggaaataagtatttgatcccctacAGATGTGTCAGTTTACCCACTGaaaaagaactgaacagtctctacttttaatggtaggttgattttcacagtgagagacggAATATCAGAAAGAacatccagaaatgtagattaagaaaaagatataaattgatttgcgtttaattggggcaaataagtatttgatctcATCTGACCACTTCACCTTCTCagaagccttctctgaatccttcagaggatcactgtgccttcttgagcaggggaccttgcAGGccttttcttggtgactgtggtcccagctgccttcagatcctTAAagagtccctcctgtgtagttcttggctgacccctcacctttctcatgttcactgatgccccaagaggccagATCTTAGATGttggagccccagattgagggcgattgatggtcattttgtgcttcttccattttctaatcatcaaaccagttgtctccttctcaccaagctgcttgttggtggtcttgtcttctattccagtcttgtgccGGTCTACAATCTtttccctgatgtccttagacattagttccaccacGATcacagacctgtctctggtctggccctcggtggagaggttgtaatctgatttattgactgtggacaggtgtcttttatccaggtaaagagttgacatcaggagtactttcttaaagtgagaggacttatttaaccggtccgtgggagccagaagtcttgttggttgcaaggggatcaaatacttgtttccaTCACTGTATATGTGCACAAGATACACTTTTTTTACTTCAATCTTTCCTATGTTTTGATTAACTCATGGACACATATGATATCATTAAATGATGTTGAGTCTGTCTCGCAGCCTCCAGCTGCTTCACTTCAGGAGTAGTAAGGGATTATTGTCAGTAAAAGGAAGTGAGAATATTGAGTGTTTATGGATTATATAATCGGCAGTATAATGACATCCCCAGGCATCTCTTTTAAGGATGTTTTAGATTTGGATAAACCCGACGTGAGACATGTTCATGTTTCTTTGAATCAAGGTTCTTTTGATTCTatgcaattgtttttttaaatctattaaAACCACTTATCTTTGAGAAGAGCTCAACAAATAAAGTCATTGTTATGGTGATATTGTGTCATTACTTGTCTATGTTCTCCCTCCATAACCCAAACGGTGGTGCATTATAATTAGTGTTCTTGTGTATTTGGCAACCTGTGGAAGTGAAGGGAGAGTCAGGCACAGAGCTGCCACGATCAGCTCCCTTCATAAACCTTGAGTGTGAAAGGTGTTCTTGTCCTACGACAGCAAGGGATCTTATCAGCCCGGAGGCCTGTGAGGATGCGGTGCCAGggtcaaatgttttcactgAAGCCATTTGATCCCAGACCAGCATCTGCTGGGACAGGTCATCATATACTATCACAGACAGATGTCAGGGTACAGAGGATGAACAGCAGGGCCACGGTCCTACAGGTCTGACGAATATGAGTCCAGTGCACCTGCATTACTTTTATTACACATTCAATTTTCCCTTGTCCCTTTTCCTTGTCATGATGCACTGAATGAAGGGTCCCAGCGAGACAGAATTTCTCTTTATATTCGAGTTCAAGTTGCTGAACACCTCTGAAGCTGACACTTCAGTGTTACACAACCATGTGTATTATAGTGATGAAGGTTAAATCAAGACACTACGCTTCAGCTCCCTCTGCTGCGCACCCCCACTGTGTAACCTTATACTCAGATGTCTCCATATGCTTAGTTCCTACACAAATACAATATTGCCAAACTAGTAAAGGTTGTGTTAGGGTGGAAAGCTGCTTTCAGCTGTTCGacctgagagaaaaacagaagtaCAATACCagatcaaaacatttattaaaaacagactCACAGCATCTGAAATTCAACGGTCTtcacaacataaaaataaaacataaaataaaactgaataaatgcaacatgcattaaatactgctggtaaaaaacaacattcatttgGTTCACTTTACACAGTATGTGTGATTATCAAAGCTGACAGCAAACAGAATAGAGGAAGAGAAACCTGTGGTTCAGCAGGCTGCTATTGCTTCCATACTCAAATACCAAGAATAACATCGCAAGCTACAGTGGGCCGGACATGTTCAACAATCAGCTGTCAGCAGGATATACAAATACAACGAAAGAAATACGCGGCCAAAACAGGACGAACACACATCAGGGTCCAGCTCCTAACCATGTAAGATCAATCCTTCAGCACATTTTACAGCTCCTACTGTTCAACCAGAGGCCCTTAGAGTAAAGGCAGTAACATGAGACATCAGGGCACCACAGcatcataatgtgtgtgtgtgtgtgtgtgtggggtgctCACATTACAGTAACAGCATGttggcagcagcaggaggactAAAATATGACAGTAACTGCATGTTTGACTCATAGCTCTGAACAACAACATTTCGACTCACATCATAACTACAATATATTATCTcatacattttgtcttttaacCGTTAAATAAACTCAATCATTGATGAGGTTGTCAAAAAAGGCCattgttttccctttaaaacaaacacgTATGGCAGTGTGTGAATAAGTATGTGGAGTTTCTCTCAGCGGCTGCCATGTTAGCAGCCTCCCGTCAACCTcacctttaaaacacacttttaaaaacctTCTGCTGGACACAAACTGATTGTGATCCAGTCTACTGTCAGCAGCTGTTCCGAATAACATAACTACAGTCCTTCAAGTCAAAATCCACCCTTGGATGTGCTGTTAGTTCCTACATTTCCCCCAACCccttaaaacaataacaacaaagaatGGATTTAACAAATAGCTTCTCAACACTGAGGCAGGTCCATGTtcaaacacctgctgctctgTGGACGACACGCATCATCATCTGAACATGGCCCCTAAAGGACTGACGGAGCAGCAGAGTGACGGTCAGCAGGTTGTTCAGAGCAAGGGGGAGCAGCAGAGAGCGCTGTGGAGCAGGGGGGAACAGCAGAGAGCGCTGTGGAGCAGGGGGGAGCAGCAGGGAGCGCTGTGGAGCAGGGGGGAGCAGCAGAGCCGTTTACAGAGCAATGAGTGCATGCATACAGGACTCCTGAACACTAAAGCAGAACAGTTCTCCTCGAACACACCTCCTCAGACTCAGGGAGGAACTCTTCTCGTTCACTTTCATTTCATCATCACTCCGCCCCATCCTAACAGACATGCATCTAAAATTACAGCCCTCACCCCACGGACTGGAGCAGGTAGCAGGGACGAGACGGGACTCCAGTCACAGGTCCATGTCATGCCTCATATGCAGACTCCACTGCTTCGACCCCCCtctattcctcctcctcctcttcctcctcgtcatcATCCTCATCGTGGCAGTGAGTGATCTCCTGTGGGGGCTGAGGGAAAAAGTGGGGGGGCTGGATCTCACTGACGGAGCGAGTCAGCTGGTGCCGTTTGCACTCCATCTCTTTGAGGTCCACGTCTTGCCGGTTGCGCGTTGCCAGCGGAGACTCAGTGTCCATGACGCTGACGTGAGTGTGCTCCACTGTGGACTCATGGGGCATCTGAGGGGGACAGTTAGAGCTTAGAGTCCAGTCGCCAGCTCAGTGGACCCGGAAATGTTGAGCACCCCAAAGTTTATGTTAGCAGCACACAGAAACTGCCGGATactaacctgcatatgttgaTTATCTGCAAGTTGCAAAATTGCATAAGTTGCGTTGATTAACATTAATAACCTCCAagccagtgatgggcaagttacttcctaaatgtaatacagtacatattagattattactgtctctgaactgtaaggCGTTACACTACTTgtgcgttactttgagttaatcccaccaaaataaccgcaaaagtaggtctttaaatgctaaaatgtagtttattgcagctagaaattaaactcatgctagGTTTTAAACTCAGGAgccgtttaagtgggctgacTAATATGTGATACCAGTACCATGACgtctctgtttgttattaacaacatgttagagGAGCCTCTGCACcgccctgtgacctgctgtatgtgaacgagtctctatggcaacgttagctcaccttgtcattggtgtgttatcggggatttggctgacaagctttctaaaagccggcgattccacagaggacagaggctgcagatcgtcaacactctgccacgagtctctcaacttctctgggttcaaccagcagacccagagaaagttaccttctgttgtttCTGCCTGCGCGCTCTCCtgcctttctcttttcttctctccgagcctgcagctcgcTCGAGCAACAGTGGAGTCTGCTTCTGCAGGCCTTTTAACCAATAgcaaacaggcttactgagttactattctacctgcagaattatttctctggtgtcggaatgtaTCGCGTTACTGAGAAgtgtaacgggtattatattacccacatttcagaagtaatgcgttatattactgcgttacagcagaaagtaatacattactgtaactccgttactttgTAACGCATTACACCAACACTGTTTATAGCCTACTGTATGTGGacaatagtaaaaaaaaaaaatggcttggATGATTTGGACAATTTCAGAGTGGTTCTGAGGTTAAGAAGtatgctgaatccatttctgaccaTTTCTGGATCAAAAATTGCAACGTTTCAACCAGAAAGTGGTAGTTTCTGTACTGCCGGGGGGCTGATCTTGAATACTATGAGTAGTGATGCgaccattggatatagagagcgCAAGAGGAAAATGATTACCTCGACTGTTGactatattcaaataaataaataggcaaTCTGTCCAAACCAAATGATTCAGAATCCCCTCAATCTTCAAAATCGACCCTAAATTAATCCAAATCAGCCAGATACAGATATTGGCATTTTGTGGTTAAAACCGACAGTTTTTTGCCCCTAAAAAGGTCAGAAAgggattcagcatcctcaatagCACCCAATACCACTCCTGAAGACACTGGACTCTCAATTTTTGAACTATTGTCTACATATAATGATCGtaattaatgcaacttattCCAATTGTgtaaattgcccaacatatgcaggttagcatccggcagtttctatgtgctggggaccgtactatacatttctaacataaaactttggggtactcaacatttccgggttcactaAGCTGGAAACAAGGCTATTGAATCCATCACGAGAGCCTCACCAGCACGTGAGCTGCCCTGAACAGGTAGCTGAAGGGATAGTACAGCAGGTTGATGAAGGAAGCGGCATACAGGTCAGCGTAACGCATCACCTGCGAGGCAAACAGCGTCTGTCGGGATCCACTGCGGAACAGACTTCCCATCATACCGTAGCACATGTCCATATCATGGGTCACTTTCTGCAAGGGACACAAAGACATGgggattctgtgtgtgtggcagaaggacatctttctttcttttagtgCAACATCTGGAGGACATCCTGGCCCCTCACTGCCCACTGCTAGAAGAATTTGAATTT of Eleginops maclovinus isolate JMC-PN-2008 ecotype Puerto Natales chromosome 22, JC_Emac_rtc_rv5, whole genome shotgun sequence contains these proteins:
- the borcs7 gene encoding BLOC-1-related complex subunit 7 — translated: MLSRHLQSKHNMASAESQPRFGQSVKGLLSDKVGSCSGDVIALTRQVLKGSRSQELLGQAARNMVIQEDAILHSEDSLRKMSIITTHLQYQQEAIQKNVEHSKNLQDQLRHLLK